The following proteins come from a genomic window of Dongia rigui:
- a CDS encoding HD domain-containing protein: MSKTVSFLQMKDGTREDYLMLDQSERDHAKGLPARVMTTLARLDESLEGYKVSRLEHSLQSATRAEADGADPEMVVAALVHDIGDELAPYNHAEIASGLLRPYVRPEVTWVVEKHGIFQMYYYAHHLGGNRNARDQFKGHEWYGACHRFCESWDQASFDPDYATKPLAYWEPLVKEIFGRKAHDPRYVKAEAA, translated from the coding sequence ATGAGCAAGACAGTCAGCTTCCTGCAGATGAAGGACGGCACGCGTGAGGATTACCTCATGCTCGACCAATCCGAACGCGATCATGCCAAAGGCCTGCCGGCCCGGGTCATGACGACCCTGGCGCGCCTCGATGAATCGCTGGAAGGATATAAGGTGAGCCGGCTCGAGCATTCGCTGCAATCGGCGACCCGAGCCGAGGCCGATGGCGCCGATCCGGAAATGGTGGTGGCGGCGCTGGTGCACGATATCGGCGATGAGCTCGCCCCCTATAACCATGCCGAGATCGCCTCCGGCCTGCTGCGCCCCTATGTGCGGCCCGAGGTTACCTGGGTGGTGGAGAAGCACGGCATCTTCCAGATGTACTATTACGCCCATCATTTGGGCGGCAATCGTAACGCTCGCGACCAGTTCAAGGGCCATGAATGGTACGGCGCCTGCCACCGCTTCTGCGAAAGCTGGGACCAGGCCTCGTTCGATCCCGACTATGCGACGAAGCCCTTGGCCTATTGGGAGCCGCTGGTGAAGGAGATCTTCGGCCGTAAGGCGCATGACCCGCGCTACGTGAAGGCGGAAGCGGCGTAA
- a CDS encoding PstS family phosphate ABC transporter substrate-binding protein: protein MKRISLALAATGIVILTAGAAEARDQLHIVGSSTVYPFSTAVAEEFGKSGKFKTPIVESTGTGGGIKLFCAGVGEDSPDIANASRKIKDSEIETCKANGVTAITEVPIGYDGIVLANSKSHARFELTVKDLWLGLAKEVPVNGALVANPYKTWKDVNPALPAEKIEVLGPPPTSGTRDAFVELVMDKGCKGVPEIDAIKDEKAKKGACGSIREDGAYIDAGENDNLIVQKLEANPAAVGIFGYSFLEQNEDKLQGSIMDGVEPTFENIVDGKYEVSRTLYFYVKNQHEGQVPGIREFIAEFTSDKAAGEEGYLADKGMIPFPADMLKKVQQSAASLTPMM, encoded by the coding sequence ATGAAACGTATTTCTCTCGCCCTCGCCGCAACCGGCATCGTCATCCTGACGGCCGGTGCCGCTGAGGCCCGCGACCAGCTGCACATCGTCGGTTCGTCGACCGTCTATCCGTTCTCGACCGCGGTCGCCGAGGAATTCGGCAAGAGCGGCAAGTTCAAGACGCCGATCGTTGAATCGACCGGCACCGGCGGCGGCATCAAATTGTTCTGCGCCGGCGTCGGCGAAGACAGCCCCGACATCGCCAATGCCAGCCGCAAGATCAAAGACAGCGAAATCGAGACCTGCAAGGCCAACGGCGTCACCGCCATCACGGAAGTGCCGATTGGCTATGACGGCATCGTGCTCGCCAATTCGAAGAGCCATGCGCGCTTCGAATTGACGGTGAAGGATCTGTGGCTGGGTCTTGCCAAGGAAGTGCCGGTGAACGGCGCCTTGGTTGCCAACCCCTACAAGACCTGGAAGGACGTCAATCCGGCCCTCCCGGCCGAGAAGATCGAAGTGCTGGGCCCGCCGCCGACCTCCGGCACGCGCGACGCCTTCGTCGAACTCGTGATGGACAAGGGCTGCAAGGGCGTCCCCGAAATCGACGCGATCAAAGACGAGAAGGCCAAGAAGGGCGCCTGCGGTTCGATCCGTGAAGACGGTGCCTATATCGACGCCGGCGAGAACGACAACCTCATCGTCCAGAAGCTCGAAGCCAACCCGGCTGCCGTCGGCATCTTTGGCTACTCCTTCCTGGAGCAGAACGAAGACAAGCTGCAAGGCAGCATCATGGACGGCGTCGAGCCGACCTTCGAGAACATCGTCGACGGCAAGTACGAAGTCAGCCGCACGCTGTACTTCTATGTGAAGAACCAGCACGAAGGCCAGGTCCCGGGCATCCGTGAATTCATCGCCGAATTCACCAGCGACAAGGCCGCGGGCGAAGAAGGCTACCTCGCCGACAAGGGCATGATCCCCTTCCCGGCCGACATGCTGAAGAAGGTGCAGCAGAGCGCTGCCAGCCTGACCCCGATGATGTAA
- a CDS encoding YciI family protein has translation MLYSVLFEDNVTRAEAIRREFLPDHLVFLERNRGRIIAAGPLRDASDAPAGGMWLVRAETPDVVEELVRADPFWPTGLRRSHRVLQWQRVFGADVFAA, from the coding sequence ATGCTCTACTCAGTCCTGTTTGAAGACAACGTCACGCGCGCTGAGGCGATTCGACGCGAGTTCTTGCCGGACCACCTTGTCTTCCTAGAGCGCAATCGCGGCCGCATCATCGCGGCCGGCCCCTTGCGCGATGCCAGCGACGCCCCGGCAGGTGGCATGTGGCTGGTGCGCGCCGAGACGCCGGACGTGGTGGAGGAACTGGTTCGGGCCGATCCGTTCTGGCCGACGGGATTGCGGCGCAGCCATCGTGTGCTGCAGTGGCAGCGCGTATTCGGCGCCGATGTCTTTGCTGCGTGA
- a CDS encoding LysR family transcriptional regulator, which produces MQGLDWNDLRCLLALARSGSFAGAARLLRLDATTVARRLRTLERMLGTQMFERDPGGALKSTEAGIAAIARAETIEAEIAGLAAAMEGTGSGVQGRVRLTTVPILANRILIPALPRLLGRNPGLKIDLMADARGYDLARREADIALRFSRPDPALGHRILGRRLASLHYAPYAAAGTPRNGAGLPWLGYDESLDHLPQAAWLRRAKGPSAAFAANDAESLIHAAAAGLGRTLLPQVIGDAEPRLTRLRGTGLPPLPTREVWLLTHRDLRPLPRIAAVVDWLAEILA; this is translated from the coding sequence ATGCAGGGCCTGGATTGGAACGATCTTCGCTGTCTTCTTGCCTTAGCGCGTTCGGGCTCCTTCGCCGGCGCTGCGCGCCTCTTGCGCCTGGATGCGACCACGGTAGCGCGCCGCCTGCGGACGTTGGAGCGAATGCTCGGCACACAGATGTTCGAACGCGATCCCGGCGGCGCGCTGAAATCGACCGAGGCCGGCATCGCCGCGATCGCCCGCGCCGAGACTATCGAAGCCGAGATTGCCGGTCTCGCAGCTGCGATGGAGGGCACCGGTTCAGGCGTTCAGGGCCGGGTGCGCCTGACCACCGTGCCCATTCTCGCTAACCGAATTCTCATCCCCGCGCTGCCGCGGCTGCTGGGCAGGAATCCTGGACTCAAGATCGATCTCATGGCCGACGCACGCGGCTATGATCTGGCGCGCCGTGAAGCCGATATCGCCCTGCGTTTCTCGCGGCCGGATCCCGCGCTGGGACACCGGATACTCGGGCGCCGCTTGGCGAGCTTGCACTATGCGCCCTATGCGGCAGCCGGCACGCCCCGGAATGGCGCTGGGCTGCCATGGCTCGGATATGACGAAAGCCTAGATCACCTTCCACAGGCAGCCTGGCTGCGGCGCGCCAAAGGTCCCAGCGCGGCGTTCGCCGCCAATGACGCGGAAAGCCTCATCCATGCAGCGGCAGCCGGCCTCGGCCGCACGCTGCTGCCGCAGGTCATCGGCGATGCGGAGCCGCGATTGACGCGGTTGCGCGGCACGGGGTTGCCGCCTTTGCCAACGCGGGAGGTATGGCTCCTCACGCATCGGGACTTGAGGCCGCTGCCACGCATCGCCGCGGTAGTGGACTGGTTGGCTGAAATCTTGGCTTAG
- the copM gene encoding CopM family metallochaperone gives MKHGWKAPLSLAALLALAATPAEAHVKWFAPYIVGAAPQPITATLTNPWFWTAIALVCVFFFATRLLEKSAAGEQTLAVMDYLTDPLAQRLDMFTRAVIAAFFIAIFAVGGVYLTPDLKTPAEWVSWSQLLIAALIFIRPLQPLAAVGIIGLWLVALRDYDIFHLLDYLALGIGVAGYLFLEASNKPHWRKYRFDWLRWGVAIALMWSSLEKFAYPEWFTPLVIEKPFLTFGMPEKVFIPMAGVAEFTMGFGMFWTPLIRRLSAMALLIIFTTAVYPFGRVELIGHALIMAILVSVIAEHSRDVHFMPALKRSLAGIPVGLAGTLILFVAGYWGLHTTIYGPAGNGTTYADAARTTHTPNAEHPHDAAELAAEMSSGHDHSSLPMPGDPTGDPTGSTMPDNAADAYAETMTRMHGPMMAGMANPDPDAAFVLGMIPHHQGAIDMARVVLRFGKDGFTHHLAEEIIAAQEREIAEMRAWLEQKGLQEP, from the coding sequence ATGAAACACGGATGGAAAGCACCGCTTTCTCTGGCGGCCCTTCTTGCCCTCGCGGCCACGCCGGCCGAGGCGCATGTGAAATGGTTTGCCCCCTATATCGTTGGCGCCGCGCCGCAGCCGATCACGGCGACATTGACCAATCCCTGGTTCTGGACCGCCATCGCGCTCGTTTGCGTCTTCTTCTTTGCAACACGCCTCCTCGAGAAATCGGCGGCGGGCGAGCAGACATTGGCGGTGATGGATTACCTCACCGATCCGCTCGCGCAACGCCTCGACATGTTCACCCGTGCGGTCATCGCCGCCTTCTTCATCGCCATCTTCGCTGTGGGCGGGGTCTATCTGACGCCTGATCTGAAGACGCCGGCCGAATGGGTCTCCTGGTCGCAGCTGCTCATCGCCGCCCTCATCTTCATCCGTCCGCTGCAGCCCCTGGCCGCCGTCGGCATCATCGGCCTGTGGCTGGTGGCTTTGCGCGATTACGACATCTTCCATCTCTTGGACTACCTCGCGCTCGGCATCGGTGTCGCCGGCTATCTCTTCCTCGAGGCGTCCAACAAACCGCATTGGCGCAAGTATCGCTTCGACTGGCTGCGCTGGGGTGTCGCCATCGCGCTCATGTGGTCGAGCCTCGAGAAATTCGCCTACCCCGAATGGTTCACGCCGCTGGTGATCGAAAAGCCGTTCCTCACCTTCGGCATGCCGGAGAAGGTCTTCATCCCGATGGCGGGCGTTGCCGAATTCACCATGGGCTTCGGCATGTTCTGGACGCCGCTCATCCGCCGCTTGTCGGCCATGGCGCTCCTCATCATCTTCACCACCGCCGTCTATCCCTTCGGCCGTGTCGAGCTCATAGGCCACGCCCTCATCATGGCGATCCTTGTCTCGGTGATCGCCGAGCATTCGCGCGACGTCCATTTCATGCCGGCGCTGAAGCGCTCATTGGCCGGCATCCCGGTGGGCCTTGCGGGGACACTCATCCTGTTCGTCGCCGGCTACTGGGGCCTGCACACCACGATCTATGGCCCCGCCGGCAATGGGACCACCTATGCCGATGCCGCCCGCACCACCCACACGCCCAATGCCGAGCACCCGCATGATGCGGCCGAACTGGCGGCAGAAATGTCATCGGGTCACGATCACAGCAGCCTGCCGATGCCAGGTGATCCCACGGGTGATCCCACGGGCTCGACCATGCCCGACAACGCCGCCGACGCCTATGCCGAGACGATGACCCGGATGCACGGCCCGATGATGGCCGGCATGGCGAACCCGGACCCGGACGCCGCCTTCGTCCTCGGCATGATCCCCCATCACCAGGGCGCCATCGACATGGCCCGCGTCGTCTTACGCTTCGGCAAGGACGGCTTCACCCATCACTTGGCGGAAGAAATCATCGCCGCCCAGGAACGCGAAATCGCCGAGATGCGGGCATGGCTTGAGCAGAAGGGGCTGCAGGAGCCCTAA
- a CDS encoding tyrosine recombinase XerC, which yields MAGSAKAVTEGAAVKVDANPLLFAKADLVAGLKDWLSYLSQERRAAKLTVEAYQRDVGDFLRFLSFYDGDAPSVARLGALTRSDIRAWLSQRKARGLVAASNARALSAIKSLARRLVRDGKIEIGVLATQRGPRLPRAVPKPLNAPEAEALFENVDEMASEPWLGARDLAVFMLLYGCGLRISEALNLTRADAPKAGTSLRILGKGGKTRLVPVLPVVADAIEDYLKACPWPLAKTGPLFVGAKGGKLNPRLIQRSLEKLRLLLNLPETATPHALRHSFATHLLAGGGDLRAIQELLGHASLSTTQRYTEIDAAQLLSVYQAAHPRAK from the coding sequence ATGGCTGGATCTGCCAAAGCCGTGACGGAAGGGGCGGCGGTCAAGGTTGACGCCAACCCGCTGCTGTTTGCCAAGGCCGATCTCGTGGCAGGCCTCAAGGATTGGCTCTCTTATCTTTCCCAGGAACGCCGCGCCGCCAAGCTGACGGTCGAAGCCTATCAACGCGACGTCGGCGATTTCCTGCGGTTCTTGAGCTTCTATGACGGCGATGCCCCCAGCGTGGCGCGCCTCGGCGCCCTCACCCGTTCCGATATCCGCGCCTGGCTCTCGCAGCGGAAAGCACGCGGCCTCGTCGCCGCCAGCAATGCCCGCGCCCTGTCCGCCATCAAGAGCCTCGCCCGCCGCCTGGTACGCGACGGCAAGATCGAAATCGGCGTGCTGGCCACGCAACGCGGCCCGCGCCTGCCCCGCGCGGTGCCCAAGCCCTTGAACGCGCCGGAAGCCGAGGCGCTGTTCGAGAATGTCGACGAAATGGCGAGCGAACCCTGGCTCGGCGCCCGCGACCTCGCGGTCTTCATGCTGCTCTATGGCTGCGGGCTGCGTATCTCCGAAGCGCTTAACCTCACCCGCGCCGATGCACCCAAGGCCGGCACATCCTTGCGCATCCTCGGCAAGGGCGGCAAGACGCGCCTCGTCCCCGTCCTGCCGGTCGTCGCCGATGCGATCGAGGATTATCTCAAGGCCTGCCCCTGGCCGCTTGCCAAGACCGGCCCGCTCTTCGTCGGCGCCAAGGGCGGCAAGCTCAATCCCCGCCTCATCCAGCGCTCGCTGGAAAAACTCCGCCTGCTGCTGAACTTGCCGGAGACGGCGACGCCCCACGCGTTGCGCCATTCCTTTGCGACGCATCTTCTGGCCGGTGGCGGCGATCTCCGCGCCATTCAGGAATTGCTGGGACACGCCTCCCTATCAACCACGCAGCGTTACACCGAGATTGACGCCGCTCAGCTTCTCAGCGTCTATCAAGCAGCTCACCCCAGAGCGAAGTAA
- a CDS encoding DUF484 family protein, whose product MSDPVEEVKAKPNAGVTAAQVAAYLKRNPDFLSRHPELLDAQVSPKRHKGDGVVDLQQFMMDRLKTDVAKLRADQDEIIANSRDNLNTTERIHNAVIALLEAESFEQFIEIVTGDLAFLLEVDVVCLCLELTDVTSRRPKHDGIQFLDRGAVDRLIGKNRKVWLRDEVEGDPEIYGGAADLVRSDAVLRLAISKVAPAGLIAFGTRHPGYFHAGQGTELMSFLGRVIEFGIRSWLDLPKP is encoded by the coding sequence ATGTCGGATCCGGTGGAAGAGGTCAAGGCGAAACCGAATGCCGGTGTCACGGCGGCACAGGTTGCGGCCTATCTGAAGCGCAACCCCGATTTCCTGTCGCGCCACCCGGAATTGCTGGACGCCCAAGTCAGCCCCAAGCGCCACAAGGGCGATGGTGTGGTTGACCTGCAGCAATTCATGATGGACCGGCTGAAGACCGACGTCGCCAAGCTGCGTGCCGATCAGGACGAGATCATCGCCAACAGCCGCGACAATCTCAACACCACCGAGCGTATCCACAACGCGGTGATCGCGCTGCTCGAGGCCGAAAGCTTCGAGCAGTTCATCGAAATCGTGACCGGCGACTTGGCCTTCCTGCTGGAAGTCGATGTCGTCTGCCTGTGCCTCGAACTCACCGACGTCACCTCGCGCCGACCAAAGCATGACGGCATCCAATTCCTCGACCGCGGTGCCGTCGACCGCCTCATCGGCAAGAACCGCAAGGTCTGGCTGCGCGACGAGGTCGAGGGCGATCCCGAAATCTATGGCGGCGCTGCCGATCTGGTGCGCTCCGATGCCGTGCTGCGGCTTGCCATCAGCAAGGTGGCGCCGGCCGGGCTCATTGCCTTCGGTACGCGCCATCCCGGCTATTTCCATGCCGGCCAGGGAACCGAATTGATGAGCTTCCTCGGGCGCGTCATCGAATTCGGCATCCGCTCATGGCTGGATCTGCCAAAGCCGTGA
- the fsa gene encoding fructose-6-phosphate aldolase, which produces MKFFVDTADVKEIQELAATGLLDGVTTNPSLIAKSGRPFLDVIKEICAIVDGPVSAEVTATDHATMMREADKLSKLAKNVCIKVPLTVDGLKTCKALSSNGIPVNVTLCFSAAQALLAAKAGATFISPFVGRLDDIGQDGMELIADIIAIYSAYPNLKTEVLVASIRHPIHVVAAAKMGADVATLPPAVLKQMFHHPLTDKGLSAFLADWAKTGQSVL; this is translated from the coding sequence ATGAAGTTTTTCGTCGACACCGCAGACGTCAAGGAAATCCAGGAGCTTGCCGCCACGGGCTTGCTTGATGGTGTAACAACCAACCCGTCTCTGATCGCCAAATCCGGCCGCCCCTTCCTCGACGTGATCAAGGAAATCTGCGCCATCGTCGATGGGCCGGTCAGCGCCGAAGTGACCGCGACCGATCATGCCACGATGATGCGCGAGGCGGACAAGCTCTCGAAACTTGCTAAAAATGTCTGCATCAAGGTGCCGCTGACCGTCGATGGTCTCAAGACCTGCAAGGCGCTTTCCAGCAACGGCATTCCGGTCAATGTGACGCTGTGCTTCTCGGCAGCGCAGGCGCTGCTCGCCGCCAAGGCCGGCGCCACCTTCATCTCGCCCTTCGTCGGTCGCCTCGACGATATCGGCCAGGACGGCATGGAACTGATCGCCGACATCATCGCCATCTATTCCGCCTATCCGAATTTGAAGACCGAGGTGCTGGTGGCCTCGATCCGCCATCCCATTCACGTCGTCGCGGCCGCCAAGATGGGCGCCGATGTGGCGACGCTGCCGCCGGCCGTGTTGAAGCAGATGTTCCATCACCCGCTGACCGATAAGGGCCTCTCTGCTTTCCTCGCAGACTGGGCCAAGACCGGCCAGTCCGTACTTTAA